The Halalkalicoccus subterraneus nucleotide sequence CGAATCGTTCGTCGCTTCCGAGCGAATGGGAGTAACCCGAATCGGCGCGGATTTCGGGCTCGTCGGCGGGCTCGACGCTCGCGCCGAGGTAGTACGCGAGCGGTGCCACGACGTAGGCGTGACGGAGCGTCGGCGGTATCCCGATCGTGATACCCGTCTCCGGCGGCGACAGTCCGTCGGGGATCGAAAGCACCGACCCTCGTTCGATCGTCGGCGGATGGCCGCGAAGCGTCGGATAGGAACGCTCGGGGCTCGTCGTCTTCAGCGCCGAGCCGAACGTCGATATCGCTTTCATCAGGTCCTCGGGCTCGTCGGTCGTCGTGACGGTCGCCGCCGGTCGGTCGTGTTTCGATCGTGCGCCGACCGCGACGGCCGTCGGATCGGGGAAATCGAGCCGCATTCCGGCGACATCGGTGGTGATCTCGAATGCGCTCTCCGCACGGAGATACAGCTTCATCGGGGCGCACAGCTCGATGCTGTACGTTCCTGACGGGAACGACCTGTGGGTGAACTGACCCGGTTCGGCGAGCATTCGACCCGCTTCGTCCCTGATGTACGTCGCGATCACCGTCGGGAGGGTGATCGAGCCGGTCTCGACCGAGACGGCACTGTCGACCGGGAAACGAAACGACTCCGTTCCGATCCGAGCGGGGGGAGTCGTTCCCGCGAGGGAAAGCGAGTAGCGCCGGCGTTCGACGGTGTCGATGATATCGAGAGTCTCGTCGTCGTACTCGAACTGTATCGTCACCGGCTCGGCCGTCTTTCCTTCGGGAACCGATGGAGCCATAGCGTCACCTTATGATAGCATCGATATCCGACAAAAAACTATCGACCCGCTTGTTTATCAGGGATGACATCTGAGCCGCGGTTTCCGGCCCGATACGACCGGATTCGATTGCGGATCGAGCGGGCGCAACGTTTATGTTTTAATCCATTGAAAAGACGGACGGAGAATGGGACGAGAGCAGAGACCCGGGAACGCGGACTACGAGGAGACGACGGCTCTCGTACAGAAGCTCGACGCGCTCAAGCAGCGCGGGTCGAACCTCCTCGTCGTCGGTTCGCGAATGCCCGACGCCCACGAGACGGCCTGCCGACAGTTCCTCGGCGAAACCACGACGGAAGCCCGGCGACGACTGTTCGTCCTCGCGGACACCGCTCGATCGAGTTCGGACCGTCCGTCGCTCGCCACCGCCGACCCCGACCGCCACGCGGTCGTTCGCTACGACACGGCCGCCCGGAGTGCCGCAGTGACGGCGACGAACCTCGCGACGACGCCGGACGCCGCCCCGCCCACCGAGCGGGCAACCGAGAACGAGCTGGGCCGGTTGGGGACCGCCATCTCGGAGGTGGTCGCCGAGTTCGAGGCAACCAGCGGCGGGCTCTCGGCCGCGGAACTGCGCCTCTGTTTCGACTCGCTTACACCCCTGATATCGGAGCACGATCCCGAGACGGTCTTTCGGTTCCTCCACCTCCTCACCCACCGCGTGCGGGGCGTTGGCGGGATGGGACACTACCACCTCACGGCCGACCGCTCGAACCGGACGGTCGCGCTGCTCGAACCGTTGTTCGACGCGGTGATCGAACTCTGTTTTCGCGACGGTGAGCTCTACCAGCGCTGGTATCTGCACGACGGCGGACTGACGACCGGTTGGCTTCAGCTGTAGGCGTCCCCGTAAATCCCGTCGGCCGGACACTGCGAGTGCTGACAGCCGACAAGACTCGCGTTGCGTTCATCGACCGGAAAACGAGGCCGCCACCGCTGCGCGTACCGAACAGCCACCAGCGGGAGCCGTCGTTCAGACCCGCCGGTCCCCACTCCGGACGTCGTACTCCTCGCCGGTGAGGAGGTACGCCAGG carries:
- a CDS encoding DUF7504 family protein, yielding MGREQRPGNADYEETTALVQKLDALKQRGSNLLVVGSRMPDAHETACRQFLGETTTEARRRLFVLADTARSSSDRPSLATADPDRHAVVRYDTAARSAAVTATNLATTPDAAPPTERATENELGRLGTAISEVVAEFEATSGGLSAAELRLCFDSLTPLISEHDPETVFRFLHLLTHRVRGVGGMGHYHLTADRSNRTVALLEPLFDAVIELCFRDGELYQRWYLHDGGLTTGWLQL